In one Mycobacteroides chelonae genomic region, the following are encoded:
- the ligD gene encoding non-homologous end-joining DNA ligase, with translation MPTPAEELDVDGIAVRLSNPDKVYFPQLGADGGTKRHLAEYYRTVALGPMMNAVRERPTHLQRFPDGIDGEEIYQKRLPKHYPDYLDSCEVTFPSGRTAEVLRVTTPAAIVWAAQMGTVTLHPWQVRYPDLDHPDELRIDLDPQPGTGFDEAKSVALDVLRPLLDELGFVAYPKTSGGRGIHIYLRIETRWDFIEVRRAGIALAREVERRAPRQVTTSWWKEERGERIFIDFNQNARDRTMASAYSVRRTPIATVSTPLTWEELADAEPDDFTIATVPDLLRKRPDPMADMDDAPQSIEPLLEMVERDEANGLGDMPYPPNYPKMPGEPKRVQPSRDTDRKQ, from the coding sequence ATGCCCACGCCCGCCGAGGAACTGGATGTCGACGGCATCGCCGTCCGGCTGAGCAACCCTGACAAGGTGTACTTCCCTCAGTTGGGGGCTGATGGCGGCACCAAGCGACATCTCGCCGAGTACTACCGCACCGTCGCGCTCGGCCCGATGATGAACGCGGTGCGGGAGCGTCCCACGCATCTGCAGCGCTTCCCCGACGGCATCGACGGCGAGGAGATCTACCAAAAGCGCTTGCCCAAGCACTATCCCGACTACCTGGACAGCTGCGAGGTGACGTTTCCGTCCGGCCGCACTGCCGAGGTCCTGCGGGTGACCACGCCCGCCGCGATCGTGTGGGCGGCGCAGATGGGCACGGTGACGTTGCATCCGTGGCAGGTGCGATATCCCGATCTGGACCACCCGGACGAGCTGCGTATCGATTTGGACCCGCAGCCGGGTACCGGATTCGACGAAGCCAAATCGGTGGCGCTCGATGTGCTGCGTCCACTACTGGATGAGCTGGGGTTTGTCGCCTATCCGAAAACTTCCGGCGGTCGCGGCATCCACATTTATCTGCGCATCGAGACCCGCTGGGATTTCATCGAGGTGCGCCGTGCCGGTATCGCGCTGGCTCGCGAGGTGGAACGGCGCGCACCCCGGCAAGTGACAACCTCGTGGTGGAAGGAAGAACGCGGCGAGCGCATCTTCATCGACTTCAATCAGAACGCGCGTGATCGCACCATGGCATCGGCCTACTCGGTGCGGCGCACGCCGATCGCCACCGTTTCCACGCCGTTGACGTGGGAAGAACTCGCCGACGCCGAGCCCGACGACTTCACCATCGCGACCGTGCCCGACCTGCTCCGGAAACGTCCGGACCCCATGGCCGATATGGATGATGCGCCGCAGTCGATCGAGCCGCTGCTTGAGATGGTAGAACGGGACGAGGCAAACGGACTGGGCGATATGCCCTACCCGCCGAACTACCCGAAGATGCCGGGAGAACCGAAACGCGTTCAGCCGTCCCGGGATACCGATAGGAAGCAGTAG
- a CDS encoding glycosyltransferase 87 family protein, with translation MTVRRMSWRAAGLWLAVGVMAVLLQHWLIPLNAPNSFGLFSNGGDLMTYRFGGLRVLHGEPLYATEIPDAGWFTYTPFAGLLFAPLGFVPLGTAKVIWFLVNLGALFAIIWRCWRVLGFSADGPLAVACVGMNLVAWDIQPVHGTLWQGQVNLVLAALIIWDLTRPADARWRGWSVGVASGVKLTAIIFVPYLLISRQWRAAVTAMVTAVGTVVLGWIVLPSDSSDYWLGAVRTTGHIGSLDHPANASIGGALSNIYAPQSMPTWLWVLLAGGAALLGMAAARRAHGDGRELLAVTVVGMVGCVVSPLAWGHHWVWTVPLMVLLVNQILIAHGAQRWRWTAVTVVIAAIVSMWWYLVLYVRAMRINPDFESYITAWDAVIAQMSRGERVFDSAFFPLLFLAVAIWILATRSRPAGTVQ, from the coding sequence GTGACGGTCCGCAGGATGTCGTGGCGGGCGGCTGGCTTATGGCTGGCGGTCGGCGTTATGGCGGTGCTGCTCCAGCATTGGCTCATACCGCTGAACGCCCCGAACAGCTTCGGACTGTTCAGCAATGGTGGCGATCTGATGACCTACCGGTTCGGGGGTCTGCGGGTTCTGCACGGTGAGCCGCTGTACGCCACAGAGATTCCCGATGCCGGATGGTTCACGTACACGCCGTTCGCAGGATTACTCTTCGCCCCTCTGGGTTTCGTGCCGTTGGGGACGGCGAAGGTTATCTGGTTCCTGGTGAATCTGGGGGCGCTGTTCGCCATCATCTGGCGGTGCTGGCGGGTTCTTGGATTCTCGGCCGATGGACCGTTGGCTGTCGCGTGTGTGGGAATGAACTTGGTGGCCTGGGATATTCAGCCAGTGCATGGAACCCTGTGGCAGGGGCAGGTCAATCTCGTGCTGGCCGCGCTCATCATCTGGGATCTCACGAGGCCAGCGGATGCGCGCTGGCGCGGTTGGTCGGTGGGTGTGGCCTCGGGCGTCAAACTCACGGCCATCATTTTCGTTCCCTACCTGCTGATCTCCCGGCAGTGGAGGGCGGCGGTGACGGCCATGGTCACGGCCGTGGGCACGGTGGTACTGGGATGGATTGTGCTGCCTTCGGATTCGTCCGACTACTGGCTGGGTGCGGTGCGTACCACCGGCCACATCGGTTCCCTGGATCATCCTGCCAATGCATCGATAGGTGGTGCACTATCGAATATCTATGCACCGCAATCGATGCCGACGTGGTTGTGGGTGCTGCTCGCGGGCGGAGCCGCGCTGCTGGGAATGGCCGCCGCCCGCAGAGCGCACGGAGACGGGCGGGAGCTGCTGGCCGTCACGGTGGTCGGCATGGTCGGGTGCGTGGTCTCTCCATTGGCATGGGGTCATCACTGGGTGTGGACGGTGCCGTTGATGGTGTTGTTGGTCAACCAGATCCTGATCGCTCATGGTGCCCAGCGGTGGCGGTGGACGGCGGTGACGGTTGTGATCGCGGCGATCGTGTCCATGTGGTGGTATCTGGTGCTGTACGTCCGCGCGATGCGGATAAACCCCGATTTCGAGTCGTATATCACCGCGTGGGACGCCGTGATCGCACAGATGTCGCGTGGTGAAAGAGTTTTCGACTCGGCCTTCTTTCCGTTGCTGTTCCTTGCGGTGGCCATTTGGATACTGGCAACGCGATCTCGTCCTGCCGGTACCGTGCAGTAA
- a CDS encoding MFS transporter, with translation MTRVVLIVLCALQVTMQLYVWIPIHDAVSESYGGHNMTPTLSSALFGYAAGFLLFGPVTDRFGRRRVLIAGVSVMALLTLLVPWAPTPALLGLIRVLQGFAGGAFSPSALSYLGEALPRRTATTAIGAVSTAYLMAGVLGQVMASLITHARGWQWVFWVSAAGLALNVLPLAFVMREQRGGDPSARVVSGFAAQARLLTRRDIAVPLAAVFVLMLSFVAMYTSLATQLVDALHLPESTGTTIRLAGIPGMLVAPFVGSWVGKVGTETGALVGYSLAAVGLAVEALGAGSVPVIIVGSNIFVAGIAIASTAMVTMFGDRAAPRRGAGTALYGFTVFLGASAAPYLAHALGFRPLLGVLVAALIGGAVLVASSRRNASGPVKTTVDIGIQRSPLP, from the coding sequence ATGACGCGGGTTGTCCTGATCGTGCTGTGCGCGCTACAGGTCACCATGCAGCTCTACGTGTGGATTCCGATCCACGATGCCGTATCGGAGTCCTACGGCGGACACAACATGACGCCCACCCTCTCCTCTGCACTCTTCGGATACGCGGCCGGATTCTTGCTGTTCGGTCCCGTCACCGATCGATTCGGACGCCGACGTGTGCTGATCGCCGGGGTATCGGTGATGGCCTTGCTTACCCTTCTGGTGCCGTGGGCTCCCACACCGGCGTTGCTCGGATTGATCCGTGTGCTGCAGGGTTTCGCCGGTGGTGCGTTCTCTCCGTCCGCCTTGAGCTATCTCGGAGAGGCGCTGCCCCGCCGGACGGCAACCACCGCGATCGGTGCGGTATCCACCGCGTATCTGATGGCCGGCGTGCTCGGGCAGGTGATGGCCTCCCTCATCACCCACGCGAGGGGCTGGCAATGGGTGTTCTGGGTCAGTGCGGCCGGACTCGCGCTGAATGTCCTACCGCTGGCATTCGTCATGCGGGAGCAGCGCGGCGGCGATCCCTCGGCACGGGTGGTGTCCGGTTTCGCCGCGCAAGCCCGTCTACTCACCCGCCGAGACATCGCAGTTCCGCTGGCCGCGGTGTTCGTGCTGATGTTGTCGTTCGTGGCGATGTACACGAGCCTGGCGACCCAGTTGGTGGATGCGTTGCACTTGCCTGAGTCCACGGGCACCACCATTCGGCTGGCAGGCATTCCCGGGATGCTGGTCGCCCCGTTCGTCGGCTCCTGGGTGGGCAAGGTCGGTACCGAAACCGGTGCGTTGGTCGGGTACTCGCTGGCCGCTGTCGGGCTTGCGGTGGAGGCCCTGGGCGCGGGCTCCGTTCCCGTCATCATCGTGGGCAGCAATATCTTCGTCGCCGGTATTGCCATCGCATCGACGGCGATGGTCACCATGTTCGGCGATCGGGCGGCGCCCCGGCGCGGTGCCGGTACCGCCCTGTACGGCTTCACCGTTTTTCTCGGTGCAAGCGCCGCGCCCTACCTCGCCCATGCCCTCGGATTCCGGCCCCTGCTCGGGGTGCTGGTGGCGGCGCTGATCGGCGGAGCAGTGCTCGTCGCGAGCTCACGACGGAATGCATCTGGGCCGGTCAAGACGACGGTGGACATAGGCATCCAGCGCAGTCCGCTACCATGA
- a CDS encoding alpha/beta hydrolase: MPPSGTWVLAALPDYARNNPLYAGPSLIHGWLPVAIQVVAALALVVGLYRRPRSWLRVWGPGAAVCGAGAGALAYWYITSQGMADNPPPLMLWIWIGFAAVALVIAIVGWVGARWLRRGVMVLAAPLCLLAALTVLNQWIDYYDTLRLAWAAVTAGPLPGETDMAAVQDLKGKGPTATGQVVPVDIPADVAGFQHRTEYVYLPPAWFASPAPPKLPAVVMISGAWSTPADWVRQGNAAGAMDRFAQSHDGVSPVLVFVDTGGTFNNDTECVDGPRGNVAAHVTKEVIPYVNSEFETSPNPENWGVAGWSMGGTCAADLVITHPELFHSFIDMAGDLTPNAGTKEQTVKRLYGGDERQWALFDTLTALHSHRRYQDVAGWLDVSTTAKIRAGQEQLTGPIAAARLCDAAVPVGIDCAVVRRTGNHDWAYAQEAFAQAFPWIAGRLGTPGVPRAPLPVPNA, translated from the coding sequence GTGCCGCCGTCGGGGACATGGGTACTGGCCGCGTTGCCTGATTACGCGCGCAACAATCCGCTGTACGCGGGCCCCTCCCTGATCCACGGCTGGCTCCCGGTGGCGATTCAGGTCGTGGCGGCGCTGGCCCTGGTGGTTGGGCTCTATCGCCGACCGCGCAGCTGGCTGCGGGTGTGGGGGCCGGGCGCCGCGGTATGTGGTGCGGGCGCAGGCGCACTGGCGTATTGGTACATCACCTCTCAGGGGATGGCGGACAACCCGCCGCCGCTCATGTTGTGGATCTGGATCGGTTTTGCCGCAGTGGCTTTGGTTATCGCGATTGTCGGTTGGGTGGGCGCGCGGTGGCTGCGCCGAGGCGTGATGGTGCTGGCCGCCCCACTGTGCCTGCTGGCCGCGTTGACCGTGCTGAATCAGTGGATCGACTACTACGACACGCTGCGTCTGGCGTGGGCCGCGGTGACCGCAGGTCCGCTGCCCGGTGAGACCGATATGGCTGCGGTGCAGGATCTGAAAGGCAAGGGGCCCACGGCAACCGGGCAGGTGGTTCCGGTCGACATCCCGGCGGATGTTGCGGGCTTCCAACACCGAACCGAGTACGTCTATCTGCCGCCAGCCTGGTTCGCGAGTCCCGCGCCGCCGAAGCTTCCCGCGGTGGTCATGATTTCCGGAGCGTGGTCGACACCGGCCGACTGGGTCCGTCAGGGAAACGCCGCAGGAGCCATGGACCGTTTCGCGCAGTCTCATGACGGAGTCAGCCCGGTACTGGTCTTCGTCGATACCGGTGGAACCTTCAACAACGACACCGAATGCGTGGACGGTCCTCGTGGAAACGTGGCCGCTCACGTCACCAAAGAAGTTATCCCATATGTGAATTCCGAATTCGAGACGAGTCCAAATCCCGAGAACTGGGGCGTCGCCGGGTGGTCGATGGGCGGCACGTGCGCGGCCGATCTGGTCATCACCCACCCGGAGCTGTTTCACTCCTTCATCGATATGGCCGGTGACCTCACTCCGAATGCGGGGACCAAGGAGCAGACCGTGAAGCGGCTCTACGGCGGCGACGAAAGGCAATGGGCACTGTTCGACACGCTCACGGCCCTACACAGTCACCGTCGATACCAGGACGTGGCGGGGTGGCTGGACGTCTCGACAACCGCGAAGATCAGGGCGGGGCAGGAGCAGCTCACCGGCCCGATCGCGGCTGCCCGGCTGTGCGACGCGGCGGTGCCCGTGGGGATCGACTGCGCGGTGGTGAGGCGCACCGGCAACCACGATTGGGCATATGCGCAGGAGGCATTTGCCCAGGCGTTTCCATGGATCGCCGGTAGGCTAGGAACTCCCGGGGTACCACGTGCCCCGTTGCCCGTGCCCAATGCGTGA
- a CDS encoding NADPH:quinone reductase, producing the protein MRAAYIEQRGPAENIRYGTLPEPDISPDEVLVKVDAVAVNPVDTFVRSGSYPTVIPLPFVVGRDLVGTVAQPSGGFRAGDRVWCTSLGYDGRQGATAEFAAVPVDRLYELPAEVDPVTAVAVAHPASTAYLATVEYGEIKAGETVLIVGAGGNVGSAAVALAARSGATVIAVSSARSRDRCLQLGAHEVHDYAADWVPLVSKTHHGAIDIYLDTSGVNDVVAAVDLLAPHGRIVLISGDGTPETQRPVPLGPLYRKSGSIRGFVMSRASTRQLAAAAQRMAVLLAEGELVPNVVDLMQFSEAARAHRRIETEVMGGTRLVLLPG; encoded by the coding sequence ATGCGCGCCGCCTACATCGAGCAGCGGGGACCCGCCGAGAACATCCGGTACGGCACGCTTCCCGAACCCGACATCTCGCCCGATGAAGTGCTCGTCAAGGTCGACGCGGTGGCGGTCAACCCGGTAGATACCTTTGTGCGTTCAGGCTCGTACCCCACCGTGATTCCACTGCCGTTTGTGGTGGGACGCGACTTGGTGGGCACGGTCGCGCAGCCGTCTGGGGGCTTTCGGGCCGGCGACCGGGTGTGGTGCACAAGTCTCGGGTACGACGGACGGCAAGGGGCCACAGCGGAATTCGCCGCAGTCCCGGTGGACAGGTTGTACGAGTTGCCCGCCGAGGTAGATCCGGTGACGGCCGTCGCGGTGGCACACCCCGCCTCTACCGCCTACCTCGCGACCGTCGAGTACGGCGAGATCAAGGCAGGCGAGACGGTGCTGATCGTCGGCGCCGGCGGGAACGTGGGGTCGGCTGCCGTTGCCCTAGCGGCGCGATCCGGCGCGACGGTGATCGCGGTGTCATCGGCGCGGAGCCGGGACAGATGTCTGCAACTCGGCGCTCACGAGGTGCACGACTACGCCGCCGATTGGGTACCGCTGGTCAGCAAGACACATCATGGTGCCATCGACATCTACCTCGACACCTCGGGTGTCAACGATGTCGTCGCGGCGGTGGATCTGCTTGCACCGCACGGCCGAATCGTCCTGATATCGGGTGACGGAACTCCGGAGACACAGCGGCCTGTCCCACTTGGGCCGCTGTACCGCAAGAGCGGGTCCATTCGCGGGTTTGTCATGTCCAGGGCCTCGACCCGCCAACTCGCCGCCGCGGCCCAGCGCATGGCGGTCCTACTCGCCGAAGGCGAGCTTGTTCCGAATGTCGTTGATTTGATGCAGTTTTCGGAAGCCGCGAGGGCCCATCGGCGTATCGAGACCGAAGTCATGGGCGGCACCCGTCTCGTTCTGCTTCCCGGCTGA
- a CDS encoding SRPBCC family protein, with product MSLFEIETSAFCTASPNELYALVSDLPESGRWSPECIGGQWISGEPGQVGARFRGNNNRATDVVAWAPVVRGGWQTESEIVAAEAPKQFSWSILNRSGELQESVWSYFVDAAEGGSILRHHYRMGSPTEGITEIMSHLDEEGKERFVREWGDKLRTDMQATVDAISRITEEASVTQKAGVSQ from the coding sequence GTGAGCCTCTTCGAAATCGAAACCAGCGCCTTCTGCACCGCTTCCCCCAACGAGCTGTATGCATTGGTCAGCGACCTCCCCGAGAGCGGTCGCTGGAGCCCTGAATGCATTGGTGGACAATGGATATCAGGCGAGCCGGGCCAGGTTGGCGCCCGCTTCCGTGGAAACAACAACCGTGCGACCGACGTCGTCGCCTGGGCGCCCGTGGTGCGCGGCGGTTGGCAGACCGAAAGCGAGATTGTGGCGGCCGAAGCGCCGAAGCAATTCAGCTGGTCGATCCTGAACCGTTCCGGTGAACTGCAGGAGAGCGTCTGGAGCTACTTCGTCGACGCTGCCGAGGGCGGATCGATCCTGCGGCACCACTACCGCATGGGCAGCCCCACCGAGGGCATCACCGAAATCATGTCGCACCTCGACGAGGAGGGCAAGGAACGCTTTGTCCGCGAATGGGGCGACAAGCTCCGTACCGATATGCAGGCCACCGTGGACGCCATCTCGCGTATCACCGAGGAAGCCAGTGTTACCCAGAAAGCCGGAGTATCCCAATGA
- a CDS encoding AMP-binding protein has protein sequence MILQRIGNRGIKLGTLFERAARKHPSNTLTLDHRPSLAPQLEGTSTITQVAAAVDDIGRRLRAAGVAPGDKLVIHKSDGFDITLAACAAARIGAVPVLLSPKLDGPTVATLIGRVGNPTLLTDAAKLDGDLAGQPIAELTSRVLLSEGEHPQAVTLSGITPAAAAPAVVPSPHDPALITHTSGTTGVPKLAVHTNFTFEARYRPQAAVAALVRRREPLVIHVSFVHSRLVTALAIAILRGFPVVVLVDDEPEHAAEIFLRVKPGILEAHPNTFINWEVLADDPRRPLASVKYFSSTFDAIHPRTVRTLLAATQRRRPLFGQLYGQSEVGPIVARGFSRLRSADSDGRCVGYPFPGMTDVRIVSRNGQPPSAENPGYIEVRTDGRIRTYLGEQDRYDKQLDDGWWRMGDVGYRTRWGCIHLLDREVDLIDGFGSTLAAEDRLFLAVDELSEVIIVAGPGGLAQPVVCTKNDVPLNLNAWNAAAAQLPPMAPPLHLRLDELPQTATTKIKRLELSARIGAGAI, from the coding sequence ATGATTCTGCAGCGCATCGGAAACCGCGGTATCAAGCTCGGTACGCTCTTCGAGCGCGCGGCACGTAAGCATCCCTCCAACACGCTGACCCTGGACCATCGACCTTCGCTGGCCCCGCAACTGGAAGGCACGTCGACCATCACTCAGGTGGCGGCGGCCGTTGATGACATCGGCCGGCGGCTGCGTGCCGCCGGTGTCGCGCCGGGAGACAAGCTGGTTATCCATAAGTCCGACGGTTTCGACATCACGCTGGCAGCCTGTGCCGCGGCACGTATCGGTGCGGTGCCGGTTCTGTTGTCCCCCAAACTCGATGGCCCGACGGTAGCGACCCTCATTGGCCGCGTCGGCAATCCCACCCTGCTGACCGATGCCGCCAAACTGGATGGCGACTTGGCGGGGCAGCCCATCGCCGAGCTCACCTCGCGCGTGCTGCTCTCCGAAGGCGAGCATCCTCAGGCTGTGACGCTCTCGGGAATTACACCCGCCGCGGCCGCGCCCGCCGTCGTACCCAGCCCGCATGATCCAGCACTCATCACCCACACCTCCGGGACCACCGGGGTGCCTAAGCTTGCCGTGCACACCAACTTCACCTTCGAGGCGCGGTATCGGCCGCAAGCCGCCGTAGCCGCACTGGTGCGCCGCCGCGAACCCCTGGTCATCCACGTTTCCTTCGTACATTCGCGCCTGGTGACCGCGCTGGCCATCGCGATTCTGCGTGGTTTCCCCGTGGTGGTGCTCGTCGACGACGAACCCGAGCACGCCGCCGAGATCTTCCTGCGGGTGAAGCCGGGAATTCTTGAAGCCCATCCGAACACATTCATCAACTGGGAAGTGCTGGCGGACGATCCGCGGCGCCCGCTGGCCTCGGTCAAGTACTTCAGCAGCACCTTCGATGCCATTCACCCGCGCACCGTGCGTACCCTGCTGGCGGCCACGCAGCGCCGGCGCCCGCTCTTCGGGCAGCTCTACGGTCAAAGCGAGGTGGGGCCGATCGTCGCACGTGGCTTCAGCCGCCTACGCTCTGCCGATTCCGATGGACGGTGCGTTGGCTATCCGTTCCCGGGCATGACCGATGTGCGGATCGTGTCGCGCAATGGGCAGCCGCCGTCGGCGGAGAATCCGGGCTACATCGAGGTGCGCACCGACGGGCGAATCCGTACGTACCTCGGCGAGCAAGATCGTTACGACAAGCAGCTCGACGACGGTTGGTGGCGGATGGGCGATGTCGGCTACCGCACCCGTTGGGGCTGCATCCATCTACTGGACCGCGAGGTAGACCTCATCGACGGATTCGGCAGCACCCTGGCCGCCGAGGATCGCCTGTTCCTGGCGGTGGATGAGCTCAGCGAGGTGATCATCGTGGCCGGCCCGGGCGGGCTCGCACAACCGGTCGTGTGCACGAAAAATGATGTGCCGCTGAATCTGAACGCGTGGAATGCGGCGGCAGCACAATTGCCGCCGATGGCTCCGCCGTTGCATCTGCGTCTGGATGAGCTGCCACAGACAGCGACTACCAAGATCAAGAGACTGGAATTGTCGGCGCGGATCGGTGCGGGGGCCATCTGA
- a CDS encoding FAD-dependent monooxygenase: MSRLIVVGGGIGGLAIALSAAASGNDVVVLERAREFAEIGAGIQLAPNGLHALGLLGVGEKIERIGVQVDSLRLFDATVDRLINAMSLGADYQHRFDSPYLVVHRAELHRILVDACASDPRIELRSRSEVFGYQQDSGGVRALLADGSSVDGDGLIGADGINSSIRRALLDDGEPRVAGITVYRTTVPIDQVDESLQSNSVTWWTGPGCHLVTYPIAGGSLLNLAASRTDGVTQAFSGVEVSEARVLRELAPLRGTVRSLLELGREWRSWSLVDRDPVRQWSDGRVVLLGDAAHPMLHYAAQGASQALEDAVVLGALIGADPDRLPGRFTRYVEARRDRTADVTLAARDSIGIWHAAGDAAIERNEKLGAMRDSDLHDELAWMHGDTDFGLVAVTSAVGAR; the protein is encoded by the coding sequence ATGTCGCGGCTCATTGTGGTCGGCGGCGGTATCGGTGGCCTTGCCATCGCGTTGAGTGCCGCAGCCTCCGGTAACGACGTGGTCGTGTTGGAGCGGGCACGCGAGTTCGCCGAGATCGGCGCTGGTATCCAGCTTGCACCCAATGGATTACATGCTCTCGGCCTGCTCGGTGTGGGTGAGAAAATTGAGCGGATCGGCGTTCAGGTTGATTCGTTGAGACTCTTCGACGCCACCGTCGACCGGTTGATCAACGCCATGAGCCTGGGCGCGGATTATCAGCATCGGTTCGACAGCCCCTACCTGGTGGTGCACCGCGCGGAGCTGCACCGCATCCTGGTGGACGCGTGTGCCTCGGACCCGCGTATCGAACTACGTAGCCGTAGTGAGGTATTCGGATACCAACAGGATTCCGGCGGAGTGCGCGCGCTGCTCGCCGACGGCAGCAGCGTGGACGGCGACGGTCTCATCGGCGCCGACGGCATCAATTCGTCGATCCGGCGGGCACTGCTCGACGACGGTGAACCACGAGTCGCCGGTATCACGGTGTACCGCACCACGGTGCCCATCGATCAGGTGGACGAGAGCCTGCAATCCAACTCGGTCACCTGGTGGACCGGGCCCGGATGCCACCTGGTGACCTATCCCATCGCGGGCGGCTCACTGCTGAATCTGGCGGCAAGCCGTACCGATGGCGTCACACAAGCGTTTTCAGGCGTCGAGGTCAGTGAGGCGCGAGTATTGCGGGAGCTGGCGCCGTTGCGTGGAACGGTCCGCAGTCTGCTCGAACTGGGACGGGAGTGGAGATCCTGGTCGCTCGTGGACCGCGACCCGGTGCGGCAGTGGTCCGATGGCCGCGTCGTGTTGCTGGGCGATGCGGCGCATCCGATGCTGCACTACGCGGCGCAGGGTGCCAGTCAGGCGCTCGAGGACGCGGTGGTTCTCGGCGCGCTCATCGGCGCTGACCCGGACAGGCTGCCCGGCAGATTCACCAGGTACGTCGAGGCGCGGCGTGACCGCACCGCCGATGTGACACTCGCGGCACGGGACAGTATCGGCATTTGGCATGCGGCGGGCGACGCCGCTATCGAACGTAACGAGAAATTGGGTGCCATGCGTGATTCCGATCTGCATGACGAGTTGGCCTGGATGCATGGTGACACCGATTTTGGGCTGGTGGCAGTCACCTCGGCGGTAGGGGCGCGATAA